The Desulfotignum phosphitoxidans DSM 13687 nucleotide sequence GGTTGCATCCGGATTTTTTCCCTGACGAATGGCGGTGAGCAACAAAATCACAGGAGCCCAATACACCCGGCGGTCCCAAAACCTGACCGATGGAGGCATGACGCGCCGGCGGCATCCTTCGCGCCCGCAGCAAAGGCTGTAACGAAGCTCAAAGAGTGTTTCAAGATCTGGAGGGCCGCCACGCGGTTTACGCCAGTAGTTGGCATAGTGCAACGGTCCCCCACAATAGGGCAGCGGCGTTCTTTGGTTTGCCTCGCCAGATCCAAGTCAATTTGATGAAGAAGAGAAAATAATGATTGTTGAGTAAGCACATATAGTGATATCATGGTCCCGCCATTGGTTAATGTGGCAGGAGCCCTCTATCAACGCATCAGCCAAGAAACGTGAGGGGGCTCCTTTCTTTTTCCCTCACTTTTCTGGACCATTTTTGCAATATTTTCCATCATTTTTTGAGTCTGCACTCAAAACAAGCGAATCTTTGATCACATCGATCAAATCCACGGGGGTTTGTTTTTTGTCCGAGGTCCGGCTGAAGTTCAAGAGCAGCTTGACAATTCCTGCGGCCCGCTCGGCAGCGGCCCGGATTCTTTCAAGTTTGGGATAGACCGGATGCCAGTCTTTGGTTTCTTCAACGGCCATGTCAATATTCCCGATGATAATGAACAGGATATTGTTGAAATCATGGGCAATCCCGCCGGCAATGGTCCGGATGGACTCCATCTTATGACTCTGATAAAGCTGTCCCCGTAACGCGTCTTGTTCCTTTTCCATCTGTTTGCGCTCAGTGATGTCAATGATCACGGTCCTGAATTGTTCCGGCCTCCAGCTTTGATAGGGAAACACCGTGCTTTCCAGCTGCACATCCACAAGGGTGCCGTCTGATTTTTTCATGCGCAGTTCACATATCTGCCGCTGTGTTGACTCGGCCAGATCTTTCAGATGCCCGTAACAGATATCCTGGTCTTCGAAAAAAACATGACGGGTCAAAGGCTGGTCGATCAGCGAACTTCTTTCCAATGACAGCATGTCGGCCAAAGTCAGGTTGGCATTGCGGATCACACCTTTTTTATCCAGGCAGACATAGCCCACAGGGGTAAAATCATACAGTTCCGTATACCGCGTTTTAAATTCCATGAGTTCCTGCTGGGAGCGCTGCAACTCCTCATTTTGCAGTTCCAGCTCAACCTGATAGGTCTGGAGTTCTTGAATCAGTTCAAGGGGATCACGGTCGACCACGGACTGGCTTTCAAACCCTTTTTCCATCATCAACGCTTCCGCCTCTCGACGCAATTCATCAAATTTTTCCTGGATCATGTCTTTTTTGTTCATTCGCAACCTCAGTTTTTCCTTTTCCCTGCCGGGATAGAAAATGTGAACGGATTTTGAG carries:
- a CDS encoding PAS domain S-box protein, with product MNKKDMIQEKFDELRREAEALMMEKGFESQSVVDRDPLELIQELQTYQVELELQNEELQRSQQELMEFKTRYTELYDFTPVGYVCLDKKGVIRNANLTLADMLSLERSSLIDQPLTRHVFFEDQDICYGHLKDLAESTQRQICELRMKKSDGTLVDVQLESTVFPYQSWRPEQFRTVIIDITERKQMEKEQDALRGQLYQSHKMESIRTIAGGIAHDFNNILFIIIGNIDMAVEETKDWHPVYPKLERIRAAAERAAGIVKLLLNFSRTSDKKQTPVDLIDVIKDSLVLSADSKNDGKYCKNGPEK